From the genome of Ziziphus jujuba cultivar Dongzao chromosome 6, ASM3175591v1, one region includes:
- the LOC132799368 gene encoding disease resistance protein RUN1-like produces the protein MAGIGKTTLASAVFQRLSYFQFESCCFLWNVREEYLRHGRNYMRKKLLSDLLRDESILSMDTPFVGSSFIHGKLCRLKVLIVLDDVDSSKQLDDIVGPYDRFASGSKIDHFAPGSIIIVTTKNKQVLIEKEANDIYKLAGLNHKESLELFNLHAFGKSSPSKDYEMLVNHATRYADGHPLALKVLGSFLHSKSTDEWESALNKLKIIPNKDILDVLRISYEGLDKGEQNLFLDIACLINQSFTREDAEKMLDAGDSFVKIGLTVLIEKSLIESCENNELWMHDLLRQVGQTIVHDEHREPGKRSRVWDVNDVCHVLERNTGTAGVEGISFNMSKISIDIKVCRAAFSEIYNLRILKIYCEKKFKLYLPQGLGSRLSDNIHNKKFKLYLPQGFGSYLSDKLSYLQWDLYPLKSLPSKFSPENLVELILHGSHVQKLWNHHEVKSLPMLRRIDLSYSQLLTELPDPHSPNLESLNLEGCKSLVHVLSSRPNLEKLTYLNLNGCSKLRDLDDISKSTQGYLDVARLGGIKNLWKNFTYLKSCIQSFTGNLCLYSSQGHISQKFAPDLRCLLLCHTAIETVPPSIGDLSGLVQLKLSFCRKFKSLPSSICHLKSLESLNLCGCEKLKTFPEILEPMKRLRFLQLSYSGIKELPESIVNLVSLINLDTSGCKDLEFLPNGLCNLRNLKAIKLGFCSKLQKLPSLPPSLHVLNTHNTMIADRVVIQILASIKFGSDTLYHNFCYPGDEIPKWFNHQTCGTSINNIMLPPYWNNDDFLALAFCIVFHWNKIDKNRMLITSCTLKFKTIDDGSLYKYHNCTLSSMFNQFSSNHVLIWYVKRQSSESGQEMDGLDWPTTCSTEASFHVCLAYYEQIGRFVSKLSNLGSKYGEIKKFGVWFVYKQDMERCDAETERKNKRSFNECCESSGSEAVGSLEEEDDDESHSKKPKRI, from the exons ATGGCAGGTATTGGCAAGACAACCCTTGCTAGTGCTGTATTTCAAAGATTGTcatattttcaatttgaaagttgttgcTTTCTTTGGAATGTTAGGGAAGAATATTTAAGACATGGGCGAAATTATATGAGAAAGAAACTTCTATCTGACTTATTAAGGGATGAATCTATTTTGAGTATGGATACCCCATTTGTAGGATCATCTTTTATTCATGGCAAACTCTGCCGCTTAAAAGTGCTCATTGTTCTAGATGATGTGGATAGTTCAAAGCAGTTAGATGATATAGTTGGACCATATGACCGCTTCGCATCTGGGAGTAAAATCGACCACTTTGCACCTGGGAGTATAATCATTGTCACAACTAAAAACAAGCAAGTGCTAATTGAAAAAGAAGCTAATGATATTTACAAGCTTGCAGGGTTAAATCATAAAGAATCTTTAGAGCTGTTCAATTTGCATGCTTTTGGAAAAAGTTCTCCTTCAAAAGATTATGAAATGCTGGTAAACCATGCGACACGCTACGCTGATGGACATCCATTGGCTCTTAAAGTGTTGGGTTCTTTCCTTCACTCCAAAAGCACAGATGAATGGGAAAGTgcattaaataaattgaaaatcattCCCAACAAGGACATCCTAGATGTGCTTAGAATCAGTTATGAGGGATTAGATAAAGGGGAGCAAAATCTATTTCTTGACATTGCATGTCTAATTAATCAGTCTTTTACTAGAGAAGATGCAGAAAAGATGTTAGATGCAGGTGACTCCTTTGTGAAAATTGGACTAActgttcttattgaaaaatctTTAATTGAAAGTTGTGAAAACAACGAGCTCTGGATGCATGATTTACTACGGCAAGTGGGTCAGACAATTGTTCATGACGAACACAGAGAACCTGGTAAACGTAGTCGAGTGTGGGATGTTAATGATGTTTGCCATGTCTTGGAAAGAAATACT GGTACCGCAGGTGTTGAAGGCATCTCATTCAACATGTCTAAAATTAGTATAGATATAAAAGTGTGCCGTGCAGCCTTCTCAGAGATATATAATCTACGaattctcaaaatttattgtgAAAAGAAGTTCAAACTGTACCTTCCCCAAGGTCTTGGTTCTCGTCTTTCTGACAATATTCATAACAAGAAGTTCAAACTTTACCTTCCTCAAGGTTTTGGCTCTTATCTTTCTGATAAGCTATCATATCTTCAGTGGGATTTATACCCTTTAAAATCTTTGCCATCAAAGTTTTCTCCTGAAAATCTAGTTGAACTGATACTGCATGGCAGCCATGTACAAAAACTTTGGAATCATCATGAAGTTAAG TCTCTTCCAATGTTAAGGAGGATCGATCTTAGTTATTCCCAGTTGCTTACTGAACTACCAGATCCACATTCTCCAAATCTGGAAAGTTTAAATCTTGAAGGCTGTAAAAGCTTGGTTCATGTGCTTTCATCTCGTCCAAATCTTGAGAAGCTTACTTATCTAAATTTGAATGGTTGCTCCAAACTCAGAGATCTTGATGATATATCAAAAAGTACACAGGGATACTTGGATGTTGCAAGGTTAGGAGGCATAAAGAATCTTTGGAAGAATTTCACATATCTCAAAAGTTGCATCCAAAGTTTTACAGGCAATTTATGTCTCTACTCATCTCAGGGTCACATTTCCCAAAAGTTTGCACCCGATTTAAGATGTTTACTTTTATGTCACACAGCTATAGAGACAGTGCCACCATCAATTGGGGATCTCTCGGGTCTTGTGCAACTAAAATTGTCTTTTTGCAGAAAATTTAAAAGTCTTCCGTCAAGCATTTGTCATTTGAAATCTCTTGAATCATTAAATCTATGTGGTTGTGAGAAACTGAAAACGTTTCCAGAAATCTTGGAGCCCATGAAACGCTTAAGATTTCTTCAGTTATCTTACTCAGGGATTAAAGAGTTACCAGAGTCCATTGTAAATCTAGTATCCCTAATAAATTTAGATACAAGTGGTTGCAAGGATCTTGAGTTTCTCCCCAACGGTCTATGTAATTTAAGGAACCTTAAGGCGATAAAGCTTGGCTTCTGttcaaaacttcaaaaattgCCTTCCCTTCCACCATCTTTGCATGTTTT GAATACACACAACACCATGATAGCTGATCGTGTAGTAATTCAAATTCTGGCTAGTATAAAATTTGGAAGT GACACGCTTTATCATAACTTTTGCTATCCGggagatgaaattccaaagtggTTCAACCATCAGACTTGTGGGACttcaatcaataatattatgCTTCCTCCATATTGGAATAATGACGACTTCTTGGCTTTGGCTTTCTGCATTGTTTTTCATTGGaataaaattgacaaaaatagaATGTTAATTACTAGTTGTACACTGAAGTTCAAAACCATCGACGATGGTAGTCTTTACAAATATCATAATTGTACTTTGTCCTCCATGTTTAACCAGTTTAGTTCAAATCACGTGCTCATATGGTATGTAAAAAGACAATCTTCGGAATCTGGCCAAGAAATGGATGGACTAGATTGGCCCACTACTTGTAGTACTGAGGCTTCTTTCCATGTCTGTCTTGCTTATTATGAGCAGATTGGACGTTTCGTTTCGAAGCTGAGCAACTTAGGAAGTAAGTATGGCGAGATTAAGAAGTTTGGGGTTTGGTTTGTATACAAACAAGACATGGAGAGATGTGATGCAGAAActgaaagaaagaataagagAAGCTTCAATGAATGTTGTGAATCAAGTGGAAGTGAAGCTGTTGGCTCGCTTGAGGAAGAAGACGATGATGAATCACATTCTAAGAAACCCAAGCGTATTTGA
- the LOC125418282 gene encoding disease resistance protein RLM3-like, giving the protein MASSSLSFQEKYDVFLNFRGEDTRNTFASYLYAALSAKHISTFMDHELERGDKISPTLSKAIEESKISVIIFSENYASSTWCLDELVQILECKKTREQIVIPIFYYIDPSVVQKQSGSYGVSLADLEERFRDRMEKVHQWRAALTEASNLSGLDSREFRPENKLVQKIVEDISKKLFRYPSSNVHMNGQHIGIEKKV; this is encoded by the exons atggcttcttcttctctttcttttcaagaAAAGTACGATGTTTTTCTCAATTTCAGAGGTGAGGACACACGCAATACATTCGCTAGCTATCTTTATGCAGCTCTATCAGCAAAGCACATCTCAACTTTCATGGATCACGAGCTCGAGAGAGGGGATAAAATTTCACCAACACTTAGTAAAGCCATCGAAGAATCCAAGATTTCAGTGATTATTTTCTCTGAAAACTACGCTTCGTCcacatggtgtttggatgaacttgTGCAAATCCTTGAATGCAAGAAAACAAGAGAACAGATTGTTATTCCAATCTTTTACTACATAGATCCATCAGTTGTACAAAAGCAGTCGGGGAGTTATGGAGTTTCACTTGCTGACCTTGAAGAACGTTTCAGAGACAGAATGGAGAAGGTGCATCAGTGGAGGGCTGCTTTGACAGAAGCGTCTAATCTTTCTGGGTTGGATTCAAGGGAATTCAG GCCCGAAAACAAATTAGTTCAAAAAATTGTTGAAGacatttcaaagaaattgtttaGATATCCTTCATCAAATGTGCATATGAATGGGCAACACATTGGAATTGAAAAAAAGGTTTAG